GAAGAGCAgaacaaaagaattaaaaacaatctaaatatACACAAGAAGCTAAAATTGTGACTTAAAAAACACTCACAGAGCTCTTGTGCAGTTGCTGACGGCTGGTATCAGTCTTCTTCTGCCCTCATATGATGTGTTGTATTTCTGGAGCTCCAGCTCATCCAGCACCTCCTCTGACATCTGAAGCATGTAGGCGATTGTTGAGCAGTGAGCAGGAGAGAGTTTCTTCTCTGACTGTTTGTCTGATTTCACAAACTCCTGAATCTCTCTGGACAGAGTCTGATCTTTCACTTCCAGCAGACagaggaacagattgatggatctttcAGTGGAGAGTCCATGTCCATCTCTGATCTTCTCTTTAATGTACTGTGTGCTTCTCCTGATGCTCTCTGAgctcttctctgtgtgtgtcagtagaTCCTGTAAGAGTCTCTGATTGGACTCCAGTGAGACGCCCAGCAGGAACCGCAGGAACAGATCCAGACGCCCATTCTCACTCTTGATGGCTTTATCTACTGCTTCCTTATGCAGACTATGAATTACATCTAAAAAACGAGATGTGTCCACATTCTGCATTACATAAAGGTAAAACACATAGAAAGCAGCCAGAAACTCCTGAACACTCAGATGGATGAAGCTGTAGACTTTCCTCTGCTGAATCACAGATTCCTCCTTAAAGATCTCAGTGCaaatcccagaatacactgaggCATCAGAGACATCTATGCTgctctcaatcaggtcctcctCATAGAACATCACATTGCCCTTCATCAGCTGTTTGAAAGCCACTTCAGCAAGTTTGACAATCACTTCTCTGTTGGACTGCAGGAGTTTCTCTGGATCTCTCTCTTCATACTTCTGATTCCtcatgttgatctgaatcagcaggaagtggatgtacatttcagtcagagtttgagggatttctgcactcagatcttcttccaggagcttctgaagcacagtggatgagatccagcagaagacgggtatgtggcacatgatgtggaggcttcttgctcttctgatgtgtgagatgattctgctggcttgatgctgctcactgattctcttcctgaaatattcctccttctgaggcTCAGTGAATCCCTGAATTTCTGTCAGACGCTTGATGTATTTGGAGgggatctgattggctgctgctggtctggaggtgatccagatgagagcagagggaagcagCTCTCCTTTCATCAGCTTTGACATCAACACAGCCACTGATGAAGTCTCAGTCACATCACAAACTTTCTGAGCGTCTGAAAACATCAGTGTgattctgctttcatccagaccatcaaagatgaacacaactttacactcctcataaatcttgggctccagatcttcaagttcaggatgaaagtccagcagaagtctgtgaaggctgtactgatgatctctgatcaagttcagctctcgaaatggaagcacaaacatgaaatctacatcctgattggcttttccctcggcccagtcctgaatgaacttctgcacagagacggTTTTTTCCGATTCCAGCGATGCCTTTAGTAAGAACAGTCTTGATTTGCTCTTTCTCCTctttaaagatgtcattgcagtagattggagtgtgttgtgagtgttttgttctggctgttttctccatctgtaaaacctcatgttcttcattcactccttcactctCTCCCTCTATGATGTACAGCTGGGTGTAGATCCGGTTTAGGAGGGTTTGGTTCTCTTGGAGTTCATTTCCCTCAAATAATCTCTCATATTTGTTCTTCATGCTGGTTTTGTGCTGGTCTTTGACTCTCTGCAGGTCTCCAGTCTCCAGTGTGTGTGCTTCAATATTGTCCTGTATAATGTGAGTATGATAGTTGGATGTAGAGTGTGGCACCGATGTGCTCAGCTTACATatcttttttcttctaaaaaagtaaaaaaataaataaataaaataaatcaataaattcatggtaattttttttttttataaatttgcaacaattttaaaaactctttttccacattgtcatcatggggtattgtgtgtagaatgttgaaaaAGTAAatcaatttaacacattttggaataagactgtaacataaaaatatggaaaaagtaaAGAGCTATCAATACATTCCGAAtgtactgtgtgtatgtatgtatatatatatatatatatatatatatatatatatatatatatatatgtgtgtgtgtgtgtgtgtgtgtgtgtgtgtgtgtgtgtgtttgtgtgtgtgtgtgtgtgtatgggaatCTGTTTCAACCtggtaagaaaaaaaacatgctttaaagtcaaaatgatgacTTTGcagaatcaaaattaaaagataaaaaacGAATCTATGATCTACTTAGTCAAAATTATGATTTACTAAATTGAAATTATGAGATCAAATGTCCAAATTAAtgacttaaaaagtttacatttttaaaagttgaaaTTATGAGAagtcaaaattacaagataaaaggTAAACATTAGGGCGACAtgacggctcagtggttagcagagtttgcatgttctccccgtgttgacgtgggtttcctccaggtgctccggtttcctcccacggtccaaacacatgtgctataggggaattgattaactaaattagccgtagtgtataagtgtgaatgagtgtgtatgggtgtttcccagtactgggttgtggctggaagggcatacgctgcataagacatatgctggaatagttggtggtttattccgctgtagtgacccctgataaataaggaactaagctgaaggagaataaattaaatgtactgtgtatatattaTGACTTACTAAATTATTGTAATTGACTtagtaaatatgatttttttaagcCTTTATAAATGACACTGTAACACTGTGTGACCtcaataatactttaaaaatgatGAATCTAACGAAGCATGAAATCTTTATTAGAGGGTTATTGAATCATTATGTAATCAGGGGtatgacactgacaacagaggtgcgCATCCACATACAGGTTTATTAGAATGGTCAGACAAGCAGTGGTCaatacaggggcaaacagatgtataagggcaatccagagtcataggcaaaataacaggcagatggtcacaatgcaggcagcaaacaggataaaacaaataaacaagacaaaagaaaacgcgttgtagtgtcactaaacagataacaagactcaacaGACTAAACATATAACAAGTCATAGTGTTTGTGCTCCTTACGTAGTGCATTAATCAGTCCttaagcagcttcagctgtgggaGTGCTTTCAGTCTTGTTCTAGAACcggttgtgtgtgagtgtgtgtgtgtgttgtataatTGGGTCCagaaatggtggatttgtagtccttaaGCGATCTGCATCTACTAGATTGCTGATGATCATGACATAGCCCCCCTCTAAGAAGCGGATTCCAGACGCTCCTAACACAGTTAAGGCGGGAGGAGGGAGCGGAGGTGgaagagggggagggatggagggtcAGGAGGACCATGCAGCGGAGGGTTACCTGGAGTATGGAGCTTTGGAggacctggagcgtggagctgcggagggcctggaccgtgaagggcctggagcgtggagctgtggAGTGCCTGGaactgcggagggcctggagcatggagctacGAAGGGCCTGAAGCGGAGCTGTGGAGGGCTTGGAGCTGTGGTAAATCTGGGGGCTCAGCAGGCATAGACGGGTCATACACccacagtgggtcaggaggctttggcTCAGGAGGCACTGGCATGTCATATAACCCCAGTGGATCAGAAGGTTTTGGGTCAAGGAGCACTGGCAGTTCATATAACCCCAGTGGATCAGAAGGCTTGGGTTCAAGGAGCACTGAGAAAATCACACGGCTCTGGCAAGTCACATGGCTCTGGCAGCCATTCATGTGACTCAGGCGGCGGACATTCAGAAGCTCAGGAGGCAGCgcccattcaggaagctcaggaggcaGCAGCCAGTAAGGAGGCTCATgcagcggcggccattcaggaagctcaggggGCGGCGgacattcaggaagctcaggcggcgaacattcaggaagctcaggcggcggcagacattcaggaagctcaggtggcggcggacattcaggaagctcaggcggcggcggacATTCAGGAACCTCAGGCGGCCGCGGACATTCAGGAAGCTCAGCCTGCGGAGGTCATTCAGGTAGCTCAGGAGGcagcagccattcaggaagctcaggcggtagTGGGCATTCAGGAAGCTCAGCCGGCGGCGGACATTCAGGAAGCTCAGCCGGcagtggccattcaggaagctcagccGGCGGCGGACATTCAGGAAGCTCAACCGGCGGCGgacattcaggaagctcaggtggcgtcggacattcaggaagctcaggtggcgtcggacattcaggaagctcaggtggcgtCGGACATTCAGGAAGCTCAGCCTGCGGCGGTCATTCAGGAAGCTCGGGcagtggcggccattcaggaagctcgggcagtagcggccattcaggaagttcAGGCGGtagtggccattcaggaagctcaggcagcggctattcagaaagctcaggcggcagccatTCTGGAAGCTTAGGCGGCAGCCATTctggaagctcaggcggcagccattctggaagctcaggcggcagccatTCTGGAAGCTCAGGCAGCGGCCATTCTGGAAGCTCaggcagcggccattcaggaaggtCAGgtggcggcagccattcaggaagctcaggcggcagcagCAGCTCTGGttgtggcagctctggcagtactggcggcacTGGCTCTAGCAGCGGCTCTGGTGGCGGCAGCTCTGATGACAGTGGTTCTAGCAAGCACTGTCGGTAGCAGCGGACGATCTgacagctctggaggatctggcagctctggcagtgactgaggatctggcagctctggaggtggcggtggcagctctggcagtaacagCTCTGGTGGTGGAAGCTGATCAGGCAACTCAGGTGGTGGTGGCCATTCTGTTGGCTCAGGTGATGGCATTTCAGGAACAGGAACGACGATAGGAACTATGGCACgaacagactcggaacaggaagCCATCTTGTAAGCTAGTGGCAGATTGGCGCTTACCCATGCGTGAGCTGGagggtttctgaacactgcaaatgaagcaacaagtaggcgtggccaaccttcgccattttgttcgcgcgtcattgcACCCACGGCAGaacaccaaacaagggcaaagaagtggagagtgagcggagctacagacacctgctggcattttgctttgACCTGGCTTAGACAGATTTTACTTTGAGTgaatgcttaatactttattttctgtgactcgtttgtgttctgaccacatgtgcttggctgtacactatatcaataaagtgtttagacttttaaaaacactgtagtaatacagtaagcctctaaacattgttcttatgatgtttttctacaggggAAAACCTGAAtaacttccaaacacttcagatatagtctgtgttagtaaacgcaagcctattgataaaatccagcataaCGCTGTATGACAGCGCTTCACGctactgttctagagcctacagctaatcaatctgtcagattctagagtgctttacaggtcttaagaaaatgacaaattatcttaaataaaacaaatacatttatagagatggtatagaaGTATAAAATttcactcacatgggaaacggaggcaaCTTGAACGGtatgtgagcacaattaagtgcacacagcatcccatatcatctgataattgtaggaaataatgccacaaggcaactgactgtgtaaagaaacattaacccaAACAAAAACATGATATGCCAAGCTCAGCGGCTAATTAGCCGGATTCAGCCGAGGTGAAGAGACAgtgagcagcgagacctagcagtcactcaagtggccacgcccttaattatgcaaacttaatataacctaatataaaggaaatggatgact
This genomic stretch from Danio aesculapii chromosome 1, fDanAes4.1, whole genome shotgun sequence harbors:
- the LOC130222156 gene encoding LOW QUALITY PROTEIN: protein NLRC3-like (The sequence of the model RefSeq protein was modified relative to this genomic sequence to represent the inferred CDS: inserted 2 bases in 1 codon; deleted 1 base in 1 codon) — protein: MSQKKRENEDSASETSSASGSSCVSVRSDRSMVLKTPSLRDASVTSDPRRKKICKLSTSVPHSTSNYHTHIIQDNIEAHTLETGDLQRVKDQHKTSMKNKYERLFEGNELQENQTLLNRIYTQLYIIEGESEGVNEEHEVLQMEKTARTKHSQHTPIYCNDIFKEEKEQIKTVLTKGIAGIGKTVSVQKFIQDWAEGKANQDVDFMFVLPFRELNLIRDHQYSLHRLLLDFHPELEDLEPKIYEECKVVFIFDGLDESRITLMFSDAQKVCDVTETSSVAVLMSKLMKGELLPSALIWITSRPAAANQIPSKYIKRLTEIQGFTEPQKEEYFRKRISEQHQASRIISHIRRARSLHIMCHIPVFCWISSTVLQKLLEEDLSAEIPQTLTEMYIHFLLIQINMRNQKYEERDPEKLLQSNREVIVKLAEVAFKQLMKGNVMFYEEDLIESSIDVSDASVYSGICTEIFKEESVIQQRKVYSFIHLSVQEFLAAFYVFYLYVMQNVDTSRFLDVIHSLHKEAVDKAIKSENGRLDLFLRFLLGVSLESNQRLLQDLLTHTEKSSESIRRSTQYIKEKIRDGHGLSTERSINLFLCLLEVKDQTLSREIQEFVKSDKQSEKKLSPAHCSTIAYMLQMSEEVLDELELQKYNTSYEGRRRLIPAVSNCTRALXECFLSHNFSFLCIFRLFLILLFCSSFSLAGCNLAAQDCEIVSSVLQSSNCVLRELDLSNNDLQDSGVKLLSDGLKSPKCQLEILRLSGCMVTEEGCGFVSSALSSNPSHLRELDLSYNHPGQSGVQLLQNTLEDPHYTLQKLNLESGGDFRITPGLRKYACHLSLDPNTTHSRLILSEENRRTTHVKDHQIYPGHPERFEHYEQVLCRETLTGRCYWEAEWSGWGHTAVAYKGISRKGGSDCWFGLNDKSWSLYCGDNIYSVWHNNKRTNIPTPSSPSNRVGVYVDVPSGSLSFYSISDTHSLTHLHTFNTTFTEDLYAGFRVFPDSSVTLCNI